A stretch of the Chloroflexota bacterium genome encodes the following:
- the queF gene encoding preQ(1) synthase, producing the protein MPSAHQATLEVFPNPHPSRAYEIEHVCPEFTSVCPITGQPDFATIRIVYVPDRTCVELKSLKLYLWAFRNEGHFYEDVTNLILDDLVAVLDPLRIDVTAEFNVRGGIHSVIRASHQKPI; encoded by the coding sequence ATGCCGTCGGCGCACCAGGCGACGCTCGAGGTCTTCCCCAATCCGCATCCCAGTCGCGCGTACGAAATCGAGCACGTATGCCCCGAGTTCACGTCCGTCTGCCCGATCACGGGCCAGCCGGATTTCGCGACCATCCGGATCGTTTATGTCCCGGATCGAACGTGCGTCGAGCTGAAATCGCTCAAGCTCTATCTCTGGGCGTTCCGCAACGAGGGGCACTTCTATGAGGATGTGACCAATCTGATACTTGACGACTTGGTCGCCGTCCTCGATCCTCTACGCATCGATGTCACCGCCGAGTTCAACGTGCGCGGCGGCATCCATTCCGTCATCCGGGCGTCGCACCAGAAGCCGATCTAG